A part of Pyramidobacter piscolens W5455 genomic DNA contains:
- a CDS encoding ABC transporter substrate-binding protein codes for MKKVAALTALLLCCAWPSSGAPAFDPEKVTGPRIEKLCLVIVANADAQVLAAENGELDIVGDIARPADIDRLSADPNLEMSLARGFHAFFLLMNNTRAPWNDRIVRQAAAQSIDRNSMVRSIYSGYCEPINGWLPPVSPWASPDGTRNIFDRAAACEKLLSCGYRFNFAGKLTAPDGRPLPKITLLAPLARVAPTTAEMAERLADSLNAAGFDVEVEPLDFSAMVARLDRKDYSLAVLGWSMGRNPDSLYSFYHSAMDVAGGYNMTGTHDAALDAALTKLRFAPDKASAKRASAEAQRLLGELVPSVPVYSRFSVAAVSKKWRNVLSTDRITADNMWTLMMAEPRDGRTRTMTMALAEEPRSLNPFTASSAYSW; via the coding sequence ATGAAAAAAGTCGCGGCGCTGACGGCGCTGCTTCTGTGCTGCGCCTGGCCGTCGTCGGGCGCGCCGGCCTTCGATCCGGAAAAAGTGACCGGGCCGCGAATCGAAAAGCTGTGCCTGGTCATCGTCGCCAACGCCGATGCGCAGGTGCTGGCGGCGGAGAACGGCGAGCTCGACATCGTCGGCGACATCGCCCGCCCCGCGGACATCGATCGCCTGAGCGCCGATCCGAATCTGGAAATGTCGCTGGCGCGCGGCTTTCATGCGTTCTTCCTGCTCATGAACAACACCCGCGCCCCGTGGAACGATCGGATCGTCCGCCAGGCGGCGGCTCAGTCCATCGACCGCAACAGCATGGTGCGCAGCATTTATTCCGGCTACTGCGAGCCCATCAACGGCTGGCTGCCGCCCGTTTCGCCATGGGCGAGCCCGGACGGCACGCGCAATATTTTCGACCGTGCCGCCGCCTGCGAGAAACTGCTTTCCTGCGGCTACCGCTTCAACTTTGCGGGAAAACTGACGGCTCCCGACGGCCGCCCGCTGCCCAAAATCACGCTGCTGGCGCCGCTGGCCCGCGTGGCGCCGACCACGGCGGAAATGGCGGAGCGCCTCGCCGACTCTCTGAACGCCGCCGGCTTCGACGTGGAAGTGGAACCGCTGGACTTTTCCGCCATGGTCGCGCGCCTGGATCGCAAGGACTATTCGCTGGCGGTGCTGGGCTGGTCCATGGGGCGCAATCCCGATTCGCTTTACAGCTTTTACCATAGTGCCATGGACGTTGCCGGCGGTTACAACATGACCGGCACTCACGACGCGGCGCTCGACGCGGCGCTGACGAAACTGCGCTTCGCGCCCGACAAGGCTTCGGCGAAACGGGCGTCGGCGGAAGCGCAGCGCCTGCTCGGCGAACTGGTGCCGTCGGTGCCCGTTTACAGCCGCTTCTCCGTGGCGGCCGTCTCGAAAAAATGGCGGAATGTGCTGTCGACGGACAGGATCACCGCCGACAACATGTGGACGTTGATGATGGCCGAACCGCGCGACGGGAGGACGCGCACCATGACCATGGCGCTGGCCGAGGAACCGCGCAGCCTGAATCCATTTACCGCCAGCAGCGCCTATTCGTGGTAG
- a CDS encoding ABC transporter substrate-binding protein, which translates to MVYEGLLASNPFTLEDIPALAEEWRVETAGEGAAAHTVLRFRLKENLRWNDGTPLTAGDLKATIDFVHKNEIPRFFDAVKDVAKTEAPNARELTVTMKGVSYWYLDNVAGLPWMPARIVENVKDWQNWDPLDHEEKFGPCGLVGAGPFMLEEYRPGEYVMMKRNPCYLRLPEEVERR; encoded by the coding sequence ATGGTCTATGAGGGCCTGCTCGCTTCCAACCCTTTCACGCTCGAGGACATCCCCGCTCTGGCGGAAGAATGGCGCGTCGAGACGGCGGGCGAAGGCGCCGCCGCTCATACCGTGCTGCGCTTCCGGCTGAAGGAGAATCTGCGATGGAATGACGGCACGCCGCTGACGGCCGGCGACTTGAAGGCGACGATCGATTTCGTCCATAAAAACGAAATTCCCCGCTTCTTCGACGCCGTCAAGGACGTGGCGAAAACGGAGGCGCCGAACGCCCGCGAGCTGACGGTGACCATGAAGGGCGTGAGCTACTGGTATCTCGACAACGTCGCCGGGCTGCCCTGGATGCCGGCGCGGATCGTGGAAAACGTCAAAGACTGGCAAAACTGGGACCCCCTCGACCACGAAGAGAAATTCGGCCCGTGCGGCCTCGTCGGCGCCGGCCCCTTCATGCTCGAGGAATACCGCCCCGGCGAGTACGTGATGATGAAACGCAATCCCTGTTATCTGCGGCTGCCGGAGGAGGTGGAAAGACGATGA
- a CDS encoding ABC transporter permease yields MRKNWLLCRVLASLAVLAAVLALNFVLFRVMPGDAVSTIIDPNFSPQAKERLRELYGLERPLLEQFFLYLKQMLTFRFGLSFLSRKPVWDELLSRLPGTLILMSLAMLCSAALGVWLGVKAAVKRGSWLERTVLRVGAVMSSFPGFFVQLVLLMLLAHDFPIFPLRGSLSVPAPSGAWALLADRAWHLVLPVLSLTLMGFGGWALYVRNLMVRALGEDYVLMARARGLTRRRVIYGHAFRTILPPLVTILLMSVPGLVSGAVITETVFSLRGVGAFLLEALSGHDYPAAGASFYLLALITVVCNLLADVAYGLVDPRVRLEGMNR; encoded by the coding sequence ATGAGAAAAAACTGGCTGCTGTGCCGCGTGCTGGCCTCGCTGGCCGTGCTGGCGGCAGTGCTGGCGCTGAACTTCGTCCTTTTCCGGGTGATGCCTGGCGACGCCGTGAGCACCATCATCGACCCGAACTTTTCGCCGCAGGCCAAGGAACGCCTGCGTGAACTCTACGGGTTGGAGCGCCCCCTGCTGGAACAGTTCTTTTTGTATCTGAAGCAGATGCTGACGTTCCGTTTCGGCCTGTCGTTCCTGAGCCGAAAACCCGTTTGGGACGAGCTGCTTTCGCGCTTGCCCGGCACGCTGATCTTGATGTCGCTGGCCATGCTCTGCTCGGCGGCGCTGGGCGTTTGGCTCGGCGTGAAGGCGGCGGTGAAACGCGGATCATGGCTGGAACGAACGGTCCTGCGCGTCGGCGCGGTGATGTCGTCGTTCCCGGGCTTTTTTGTGCAGCTGGTGCTGCTCATGCTACTGGCGCACGACTTCCCGATCTTTCCGTTGCGCGGCAGCCTGTCGGTCCCCGCCCCGTCGGGCGCTTGGGCGCTGCTGGCCGACCGCGCCTGGCATCTGGTGCTGCCGGTGCTGTCGTTGACGTTGATGGGCTTCGGCGGCTGGGCGCTGTACGTGCGCAATCTGATGGTCCGCGCGCTTGGCGAAGATTACGTGCTGATGGCTCGCGCCCGCGGCTTGACGAGACGCCGCGTGATTTACGGACATGCCTTCCGCACGATCCTGCCGCCGCTCGTGACGATCCTGCTGATGTCGGTGCCGGGACTCGTTTCCGGCGCGGTGATCACCGAGACGGTCTTCTCGCTGCGCGGCGTAGGGGCGTTTTTGCTCGAGGCGCTTTCGGGCCATGATTATCCGGCGGCGGGGGCTTCCTTTTATTTGCTGGCGCTGATCACGGTCGTCTGCAACCTGCTGGCCGACGTCGCCTATGGACTGGTCGACCCGCGCGTGCGCCTCGAGGGGATGAACCGATGA
- a CDS encoding ABC transporter permease: MSGFFRRASFWSLVFIAAAGIVGPRLLDDPADVVGAPFARPLWWRGDLSTSKTAEISVAGGRATLAQDGFAKDGDGLRAGASGLAFDWKTQPAAIFALEGEITANPDRTVTVTWRTPEKDFELVRCDGQEKYWLNLDARDMIFKQRLGLPLIGRGTERLFPQRGRYELAVGGAENFRLKLILRGQKQGLLGTDQRGRDVLALLLNGIGTSLTVGISATLAATLLGLGFGLTAGYVGGWIDALIMRVVDILLAIPTLPILMTLAGLWGKGLWQLVLILSIFSWMGTARSVRALTLTVRESPWVEGLKALGAKKSYILRRHLVPETAPIVLANLALGVPGAILAEAGLAFLGLSDPRLVSWGRMLHEAHSFGAFTEGAWWLIVPPGLGIVSLCLIFMDMGRFLEERIDPRLRGEDHAER, translated from the coding sequence ATGAGCGGTTTTTTCAGGCGGGCTTCCTTTTGGTCCCTTGTCTTCATCGCCGCGGCGGGAATCGTCGGTCCGCGGCTGCTGGACGACCCCGCCGACGTCGTGGGAGCGCCGTTTGCCCGGCCGCTCTGGTGGCGAGGGGATCTTTCGACGTCGAAAACGGCGGAGATCTCGGTTGCCGGCGGACGCGCGACGTTGGCGCAGGACGGTTTTGCAAAAGACGGCGACGGCCTGCGGGCCGGCGCGTCGGGCCTGGCCTTCGACTGGAAAACGCAGCCGGCGGCGATTTTCGCGCTGGAGGGCGAGATCACGGCGAATCCCGACCGGACGGTGACCGTGACGTGGCGCACCCCGGAAAAGGATTTTGAGTTGGTGCGCTGTGACGGACAGGAAAAGTATTGGCTCAATCTGGACGCGCGGGACATGATCTTCAAGCAGCGTCTTGGATTGCCGTTGATCGGCCGCGGCACGGAGCGGCTTTTTCCGCAGCGGGGGCGTTATGAACTGGCGGTCGGCGGCGCGGAGAATTTTCGCCTCAAACTGATCCTGCGCGGTCAGAAACAGGGATTGCTGGGCACCGACCAACGCGGGCGCGACGTTCTTGCCCTGTTGCTGAACGGCATCGGCACGTCGCTGACGGTCGGCATCAGCGCGACGCTGGCGGCGACGCTGCTGGGTCTCGGCTTCGGGCTGACGGCCGGTTACGTGGGCGGCTGGATCGACGCTCTGATCATGCGCGTCGTGGACATCCTGCTGGCGATCCCCACGCTGCCGATTTTGATGACGTTGGCCGGTTTGTGGGGCAAAGGACTGTGGCAGCTTGTGCTGATCCTGTCGATTTTTTCGTGGATGGGAACGGCCCGTTCGGTGCGCGCGCTGACGCTGACCGTCCGCGAAAGTCCGTGGGTGGAGGGATTGAAGGCGCTCGGCGCGAAAAAAAGTTATATTCTTCGGCGTCATCTGGTCCCCGAGACGGCGCCGATCGTGCTGGCCAATCTGGCTCTGGGGGTGCCGGGCGCAATTCTGGCGGAAGCGGGGCTGGCTTTTCTGGGATTGTCGGATCCGCGCCTGGTGTCGTGGGGGCGAATGCTGCACGAAGCGCACTCTTTCGGCGCGTTTACCGAAGGCGCGTGGTGGCTGATCGTGCCGCCCGGTCTCGGCATCGTGTCGCTGTGTCTGATCTTTATGGACATGGGGCGTTTCCTTGAAGAGCGCATCGACCCGCGGCTGAGAGGGGAAGATCATGCTGAACGTTGA
- a CDS encoding ABC transporter ATP-binding protein — translation MLNVEELRVRYAGQSHEAVSGVSFDVPQGAFVGLVGESGSGKTSVVMAALGLLPASGVATGAIIFAGQNLLALDEESLRRLRWKKIALVPQGAQNSFTPVKTIGAHIEEVLRVHLRLRGGAAKARVAELLTEAELDAAVARRYPHELSGGQKQRAAIALALACEPSLLLADEPTTALDVITQAGILGLLRRLQREKRLTVLLVTHDLPMAASVCSRLFVMKDGRLVERGAPEDLLTAPRHPYTRRLVRAIL, via the coding sequence ATGCTGAACGTTGAAGAGCTCCGCGTCCGTTACGCCGGCCAGTCTCATGAGGCGGTTTCGGGGGTGTCGTTCGACGTGCCGCAGGGAGCTTTCGTCGGCCTTGTCGGGGAATCGGGCAGCGGCAAGACCAGCGTCGTCATGGCGGCGCTGGGGCTTCTGCCTGCGAGCGGCGTCGCAACCGGCGCCATCATCTTCGCCGGTCAGAACCTTCTGGCGCTCGACGAGGAATCGCTGCGCCGCCTGCGCTGGAAAAAAATCGCGCTGGTGCCGCAGGGGGCGCAGAATTCCTTCACGCCCGTCAAAACGATCGGGGCCCACATCGAGGAAGTTCTGCGCGTTCATCTGCGCCTGCGCGGCGGGGCGGCCAAGGCGCGCGTCGCCGAGCTGCTGACGGAAGCCGAACTGGACGCCGCCGTCGCCCGTCGTTATCCTCACGAACTGTCCGGCGGCCAGAAACAGCGCGCCGCCATCGCCCTGGCGCTGGCCTGCGAACCGTCGCTGCTGCTGGCCGACGAACCGACCACGGCGCTTGACGTGATCACCCAGGCCGGCATTCTCGGATTGCTGCGCCGGCTGCAGCGGGAAAAGCGGCTGACCGTGCTGCTTGTGACCCACGACCTGCCCATGGCCGCGTCCGTCTGTTCACGGCTTTTCGTGATGAAAGACGGCCGACTGGTCGAGCGCGGCGCACCGGAAGATCTGTTGACGGCGCCCCGTCATCCCTACACGCGCCGGCTCGTGCGCGCGATACTTTGA
- a CDS encoding ABC transporter ATP-binding protein has translation MAVEATIRVQNLFVSFRSKNGGEHRAIAGLSFAVKKGRTLAVVGESGSGKTTLLRALIGLVPPEAGSVALFGHDLQELAAADLSKIRQRCGYVPQDPYGALPPSLTALGAVMEPAAIARRGHTKEDVRARAKALLAELGLTGDRVLNSRAVGLSGGQRQRVELARALMLGPELLLCDEPTSMQDASTRGDIIAVLRRHVERGISLIFVTHDLKLAARAAERILVMQRGRLCEEGPAAEVLSRPQASYTKALIAAIPVLPARPLPKA, from the coding sequence ATGGCTGTGGAAGCGACGATTCGGGTGCAAAATCTTTTCGTGAGCTTTCGTTCCAAGAACGGCGGCGAACATCGGGCGATCGCGGGGCTTTCCTTCGCCGTGAAAAAGGGGCGGACGCTGGCCGTCGTCGGCGAATCGGGCAGCGGCAAAACCACGCTGCTGCGCGCGCTGATCGGCCTCGTGCCGCCGGAGGCGGGATCGGTGGCGCTTTTCGGGCACGATCTGCAGGAACTCGCCGCGGCGGATCTTTCGAAAATACGCCAGCGCTGCGGTTACGTGCCGCAGGATCCGTACGGAGCGCTGCCGCCGTCGCTGACCGCGCTGGGCGCTGTGATGGAACCGGCGGCGATCGCCCGGCGCGGCCATACAAAAGAAGACGTTCGTGCCAGAGCCAAAGCGCTTCTGGCCGAGCTGGGGCTGACGGGCGATCGTGTCCTTAACTCCCGCGCCGTCGGGCTTTCGGGCGGCCAGCGCCAGCGCGTCGAACTGGCCCGGGCGCTGATGCTCGGGCCGGAATTGCTGCTCTGCGACGAACCGACCTCCATGCAGGACGCGTCGACGCGCGGCGACATCATCGCGGTGCTGCGCCGACACGTGGAGCGCGGCATAAGCCTGATTTTCGTCACGCACGACCTGAAGCTGGCGGCCCGCGCCGCCGAACGCATCCTCGTCATGCAGCGCGGGCGCCTTTGCGAGGAAGGGCCCGCCGCCGAAGTGCTGTCTCGTCCTCAGGCTTCCTACACAAAGGCTCTGATCGCGGCGATCCCCGTGCTGCCGGCGAGACCGCTTCCCAAGGCGTGA
- a CDS encoding lipoprotein — protein MKNISARKVMSVVTAAGLAACVCGAARAEVKKIEATYFTLDYETDAGWTFDEKKDLKDSQKASTLRIHIPSAADAKKSDALVDIKANIENQSNFRRYLEQLGFDPYEYAEKRSYTLVPVGGVDCLVKEDSSRIDYLARVEGAGETIQISANSKEKLEDVTTLLKGLQFKVADAGKKDGPWYWNGTPYASAEHSAEVGSATLNSKHVPIDPIIVQSVIGGNRIWSDGARAYILSNACKLAEYTLDGGKLVKKADIELDAKSNYQTMTVTDDGAIWLGGVGSGSCRIKDGAVEKIKGPRELVMHPSGSWGLERYGRKGAEMKKYEIAADGTVTTVDFPLAEIDSMVNAYLRIDANHIYISGREAGSKETALFVYDHGGKLEKILKEPAKNSMGGVYFAGETANGFVALPLQSVVILWDKEGNPIGRLNDVKKLYDSPTTGVTNNENGVLLPDGGLLTLTRRERADKSTYELVVFRVDGF, from the coding sequence ATGAAGAACATTTCTGCGCGAAAAGTTATGAGTGTTGTGACGGCGGCGGGATTGGCCGCCTGTGTGTGCGGCGCGGCCCGGGCCGAAGTCAAAAAGATCGAGGCGACCTATTTCACGCTGGATTACGAGACCGACGCGGGCTGGACCTTCGACGAGAAAAAAGACCTCAAGGACAGCCAGAAGGCTTCGACGCTGCGGATCCACATCCCCAGCGCGGCCGATGCCAAGAAGAGCGACGCGCTGGTGGACATCAAGGCGAATATCGAAAATCAGTCGAACTTCCGCCGTTATCTCGAACAACTTGGCTTCGACCCGTACGAATACGCGGAAAAGCGTTCCTACACGCTCGTCCCGGTGGGCGGCGTGGACTGCCTCGTCAAAGAAGATTCGTCTAGGATCGACTATCTCGCCCGCGTCGAGGGCGCCGGCGAGACCATTCAGATTTCGGCCAATTCCAAGGAAAAGCTGGAAGACGTCACAACGCTGCTGAAGGGACTTCAGTTCAAAGTCGCCGACGCTGGCAAAAAGGACGGCCCCTGGTACTGGAACGGCACGCCCTACGCCAGCGCCGAGCACTCCGCGGAAGTCGGCTCCGCGACGCTGAACAGCAAACACGTCCCCATCGACCCCATCATCGTCCAGTCCGTGATCGGCGGCAACCGCATCTGGTCCGACGGTGCCAGGGCGTATATCCTCAGCAACGCCTGCAAGCTCGCCGAGTATACCCTCGACGGCGGCAAACTGGTCAAGAAGGCCGACATCGAGCTTGACGCCAAATCCAACTACCAGACCATGACCGTCACCGACGACGGCGCGATCTGGCTGGGCGGAGTCGGCTCCGGCTCCTGCCGCATCAAGGACGGCGCTGTCGAGAAAATCAAAGGGCCGCGCGAACTGGTCATGCACCCCTCGGGGAGCTGGGGACTCGAGCGCTACGGCCGCAAGGGCGCGGAGATGAAGAAGTACGAGATCGCCGCGGACGGGACTGTCACGACCGTCGACTTTCCTCTGGCCGAGATCGACTCTATGGTCAACGCCTATCTGCGCATCGACGCCAACCACATCTATATCAGCGGCCGCGAAGCCGGCTCCAAGGAGACGGCGCTTTTCGTCTACGACCACGGCGGCAAACTGGAAAAGATTCTCAAGGAACCGGCCAAAAACTCCATGGGCGGCGTCTACTTCGCGGGCGAAACCGCCAACGGCTTCGTCGCCCTGCCGCTGCAGAGCGTCGTCATTCTGTGGGACAAGGAAGGCAATCCGATCGGCCGCCTCAATGACGTCAAAAAACTCTACGACAGCCCCACCACCGGCGTGACCAACAACGAGAACGGCGTCCTGCTGCCCGACGGCGGCCTGCTGACGCTGACCCGCCGCGAGCGCGCCGACAAGTCCACCTACGAACTCGTCGTGTTCCGCGTCGACGGATTCTAG
- a CDS encoding DUF4428 domain-containing protein, with translation MALFSKEPCAFCGKEVGMMSRSKMSSKDYVCDDCRKKGNPFARVDHLTKDQVAEMFARSERDEKLLDGVELSDEYLDAGRGRIIHFRSQKGGGDIFTISTPETQRYEHRPVFYFSSIRKWNPSEAFVERSVGAAPREAVRDYSTLITLKEKLSADKKNDGWELRIPYFDAAVPEILIKIPKEADADKVQRFYRNICGMCDYRVSRGIQNARDKEELQVKNAYKTANEALKAALKGGDVKEALAEGLQKSIDIDQGKIKKKGFFARLFGR, from the coding sequence ATGGCCCTGTTCAGCAAGGAACCCTGCGCGTTCTGCGGCAAAGAAGTCGGCATGATGAGCCGCAGCAAGATGAGCAGCAAGGATTACGTCTGCGACGACTGCCGCAAGAAGGGCAACCCCTTCGCGCGCGTCGACCATCTGACCAAGGATCAGGTCGCCGAGATGTTCGCGCGCTCGGAGCGCGACGAGAAGCTCCTCGACGGCGTGGAACTGAGCGACGAATATCTGGACGCCGGCAGGGGGAGGATCATCCATTTCCGCAGCCAGAAGGGCGGCGGCGACATCTTCACGATTTCCACGCCGGAAACGCAGCGCTACGAGCACCGTCCCGTGTTCTACTTCAGCAGCATCCGCAAGTGGAACCCCAGCGAGGCCTTCGTCGAGCGCAGCGTCGGCGCCGCGCCGCGCGAAGCCGTGCGCGACTACAGCACTCTGATCACGCTCAAGGAGAAACTGTCCGCCGACAAGAAAAACGACGGCTGGGAGCTCCGTATCCCTTACTTCGACGCCGCCGTTCCCGAGATCCTCATCAAAATTCCCAAAGAAGCCGACGCCGACAAAGTGCAGAGGTTCTACAGGAACATCTGCGGCATGTGCGACTATCGAGTGTCGCGCGGCATTCAAAACGCCCGCGACAAAGAGGAGCTGCAGGTGAAGAACGCCTACAAGACCGCCAACGAAGCGCTGAAAGCGGCGCTCAAGGGCGGCGACGTCAAGGAAGCGCTCGCCGAAGGCCTTCAGAAGTCGATCGACATCGACCAGGGCAAGATCAAGAAAAAGGGATTCTTCGCCAGGCTCTTCGGCCGGTGA
- a CDS encoding PTS transporter subunit IIC, translated as MEKVRRFLRRKDIDISVRRYCIDALGAMAQGLFCSLLIGTIINTLGIQFRISCLTEPIIAIRGTVYTVGGLASVMSGPAMATAIGYALHCPPLVLFSLVSVGFSANALGGAGGPLSVLFVAIVAAELGKAVSRETKVDILVTPLVTIGVGAALSAWWAPALGEAAMKIGNIVMVATTLQPFWMGIVVSVVVGLALTLPISSAAICAALGLTGLAGGAAVAGCCAQMVGFAVMSFPENRWGGLISQGLGTSMLQMGNIVKNPRIWIAPVVTSAITGPLATCLFRLEMNGAPVSSGMGTCGLVGPIGVYSGWVKEISGGARVSVTAADWTGLLLIAFVLPAVICPLLNLVLRKIGWVKPGDLKLN; from the coding sequence GTGGAAAAGGTAAGACGATTTCTGCGCCGCAAGGACATCGACATTTCGGTCAGGCGATATTGCATCGACGCGCTGGGCGCGATGGCGCAGGGACTGTTTTGTTCGCTGCTGATCGGCACCATCATCAACACGCTGGGCATCCAGTTTCGGATTTCATGCCTGACGGAGCCCATCATCGCCATCAGAGGGACGGTCTACACCGTGGGCGGGCTTGCCTCGGTCATGAGCGGTCCGGCTATGGCCACGGCCATCGGCTATGCCCTGCACTGCCCGCCGCTCGTGCTGTTTTCGCTCGTTTCGGTCGGCTTTTCCGCCAACGCGCTTGGCGGCGCCGGCGGGCCGCTGTCCGTCCTGTTTGTGGCGATCGTCGCGGCCGAGCTTGGAAAAGCTGTTTCCAGGGAAACCAAAGTTGACATTCTGGTCACGCCTCTCGTGACGATCGGAGTCGGCGCCGCTTTGTCCGCGTGGTGGGCTCCGGCGCTGGGCGAAGCCGCGATGAAAATCGGCAATATCGTCATGGTCGCGACGACGCTTCAGCCGTTTTGGATGGGGATCGTCGTTTCCGTCGTCGTCGGCCTGGCGCTAACGCTGCCGATCTCGTCGGCGGCGATCTGCGCGGCGTTGGGGCTGACGGGGCTTGCCGGCGGCGCGGCTGTCGCCGGCTGCTGCGCGCAGATGGTGGGCTTCGCCGTCATGTCCTTTCCGGAAAACCGATGGGGCGGCCTGATCTCTCAGGGGCTTGGCACTTCGATGCTGCAAATGGGCAACATCGTGAAAAATCCCCGCATATGGATCGCGCCTGTGGTGACCTCGGCGATCACCGGGCCGCTGGCGACGTGTCTTTTCCGGCTGGAAATGAACGGCGCGCCGGTATCTTCCGGCATGGGCACCTGCGGACTGGTCGGGCCGATCGGCGTTTATTCGGGCTGGGTCAAAGAGATCTCCGGCGGCGCGCGCGTTTCGGTCACGGCGGCAGACTGGACTGGGCTTCTGCTGATCGCGTTCGTGCTGCCTGCGGTCATCTGTCCGCTCCTGAATCTGGTTCTGCGGAAGATCGGCTGGGTGAAGCCGGGCGATCTGAAACTGAACTGA
- a CDS encoding alpha/beta hydrolase, with protein sequence MRWRKNYIDGTFGDKTVILTTGVIDRPRKAALLFHGVHSNASSEPGNKYARIGAALAENRIMPILAESSRKVRNRHDYANVPLRWIYDAFDGKTYAEELEDFHNAYEAARALYPRLPLTLWGFSLGGLSALLIAGGAMTGGTAPQGIEGLILCGSGDTVFSENKEIFKLPILSSLERNGRLLQAARNVDVRWARVFRGSEDATFPADACRRIFDALAVTDKKYYEIDGSDHSFRFLRGMPSRRPLEEIYRRVPQLFAAS encoded by the coding sequence ATGCGCTGGAGAAAGAATTACATCGACGGCACCTTCGGCGACAAGACGGTGATTCTGACCACAGGCGTCATCGACCGTCCGCGCAAAGCCGCGCTCCTTTTCCACGGCGTTCACAGCAACGCCAGTTCGGAGCCGGGCAACAAGTACGCCCGCATCGGCGCCGCTTTGGCGGAAAACCGCATCATGCCCATCCTCGCCGAAAGCAGCCGCAAAGTACGCAACCGCCATGACTACGCCAATGTGCCGCTGCGTTGGATTTACGACGCTTTCGACGGCAAAACCTACGCCGAAGAACTGGAAGATTTCCACAATGCCTACGAAGCCGCGCGTGCCCTGTATCCCCGCCTGCCGCTGACGCTCTGGGGCTTTTCGCTGGGCGGCTTGAGCGCGCTGCTCATCGCCGGCGGCGCCATGACCGGCGGAACGGCGCCCCAAGGGATCGAAGGTCTGATCCTCTGCGGCAGCGGCGACACGGTCTTTTCCGAGAACAAAGAAATTTTCAAGCTGCCGATCCTGAGCAGCCTCGAACGAAACGGCCGTCTCCTTCAGGCCGCGCGCAACGTGGATGTCCGCTGGGCGCGCGTTTTTCGCGGCAGCGAGGACGCCACGTTTCCGGCCGATGCCTGCCGCCGGATCTTCGACGCGCTGGCCGTGACGGACAAAAAATATTACGAGATCGACGGCAGCGACCATTCCTTCCGCTTTTTGCGCGGAATGCCGTCGCGCCGCCCGCTCGAAGAAATCTACCGCCGCGTGCCGCAGCTATTCGCCGCGTCATGA
- the pssA gene encoding CDP-diacylglycerol--serine O-phosphatidyltransferase, with translation MKKIKLRLHYRKRLRGIPIRNNIPNMITSGNLLCGMLSLILTVRGHYLPAAWMIPCAVFFDFMDGKVARAMGVSSDFGVEFDSLGDVVSFGVAPAVLVYSTSLQALPGVVGALIAAFFALCGALRLARFNIVHRPGPFQGLPIPAGGLFLVSIVLAGLIGKVPAWLMGILTAVDGFLMISSVPYGNLKAIKKGFMNKAKLYGLAAFAAVVFIAARQRGLLILISIYLVSGIVRFDWGTWLSLPEPQQEERNGSA, from the coding sequence ATGAAAAAGATCAAACTGCGTCTGCACTACCGCAAGAGGCTCAGGGGGATCCCCATCCGCAACAACATCCCCAACATGATCACCAGCGGCAACCTGCTCTGCGGCATGCTGTCGCTGATCCTCACCGTCCGCGGCCACTATCTGCCCGCGGCGTGGATGATCCCCTGCGCCGTGTTCTTCGACTTCATGGACGGCAAAGTCGCGCGCGCCATGGGCGTAAGCAGCGACTTCGGCGTCGAATTCGACAGCCTCGGCGACGTGGTCTCGTTCGGCGTCGCGCCGGCCGTCCTCGTCTATTCCACCTCGTTGCAGGCCCTGCCCGGCGTGGTCGGCGCGCTGATCGCGGCGTTTTTCGCGCTGTGCGGCGCCCTGCGCCTGGCCCGCTTCAACATCGTGCACCGCCCCGGCCCCTTTCAGGGCCTGCCCATTCCCGCCGGCGGCCTGTTCCTCGTTTCCATCGTCCTGGCCGGGCTGATCGGCAAAGTCCCCGCCTGGCTGATGGGCATTCTCACCGCCGTCGACGGCTTTCTGATGATCTCGTCGGTGCCGTACGGAAATCTCAAAGCCATCAAAAAAGGCTTCATGAACAAGGCCAAGCTTTACGGCCTGGCGGCTTTCGCCGCGGTCGTGTTCATCGCCGCGCGCCAACGCGGTCTGCTGATCCTGATCTCCATTTATTTGGTCAGCGGCATCGTCCGTTTCGACTGGGGAACGTGGCTGTCCCTTCCGGAACCGCAGCAGGAGGAACGCAACGGTTCAGCGTAA